In a single window of the Diabrotica undecimpunctata isolate CICGRU chromosome 11, icDiaUnde3, whole genome shotgun sequence genome:
- the LOC140452826 gene encoding uncharacterized protein has translation MKEQYVAFMEEYLSLGHMSRVTDCTLPVHSYYFPHRGVMKQDSLTTKLRVVFDGSCPSSSGHSLNDLQMVGPVMQNDLISILLRFRRYPFVASADIAKMYRQILIDDTQRCLQRILWRNHPKDPLHSYELNTVTYGSTSSSYLATRCLYQLLLEHSDTFPQASKIIAEDFYVDDLLTGSDSLEDLILNCKQVSEILSKGCFPLRKWTSNNSSFLKSIQESISLDTPFLFGANENTKTLGLQWCPSLDSLSYSIDSNVTPKIITKRSILSGIAQIFDPLGLLSPSIIKVKILMQLLWLEKLDWDEGVPLHIQSEWLSFRDQLHELNKLQIQRNVVLPNSVLIEMHGFCDASEVAYGAAIYIRSVDKKGNIFINLLCAKSKVAPVKKLSIPRLELSGALILSRLSKMVITSLNIQFNKIFLWSDSTITLGWIKTSSHVLKTFVGNRVSEIQSNTDPENWRHVPTDCNPADLLSRGIEPQVLSSCSFWWHGPSFLLDSPKTWPVQVSFDKEKLPEFKTISNQFMIVSSSPLFAFEKYSSFSTLVRSVAYSLRFYYNSQRKNRATRVLGHLTTQKVNNSTLTLVKLVQAEGFPSEIQCLRRGNAVSSKSRILSLNPFLDPEGLLRVGGRLSNSNFSYQKKHPILIQSNHKFTILFFRQEHFKLCHAGPQHLLAHVREKYWPLHGKSLDRRTVRECLRYFRFNPDQVNPIMGDLSQSRVTPSFPFAVTGVDYAGPFALRTSRHRGASSYKGYISLFVCLSTKAIHLEVVTDLSTETFMAAIKRFIARRGKPCQMMSDNGTTFVGANNSLLELGKFLKTNGNKFPDMCAKSDINWKFIPAHSPHFGGLWEAGVKSVKANLKRVMTDTKLDYERFVTLLTQI, from the coding sequence ATGAAGGAGCAGTATGTTGCATTTATGGAGGAATACTTGTCTTTAGGCCACATGTCAAGAGTTACTGATTGTACTTTGCCAGTACATAGTTATTACTTTCCTCATCGCGGGGTGATGAAGCAGGACAGTCTCACTACAAAACTCAGAGTAGTGTTTGATGGTTCCTGTCCGTCATCATCTGGTCATTCGCTCAACGATCTTCAGATGGTAGGTCCCGTCATGCAGAATGATTTGATATCTATCCTGTTGAGATTTAGAAGGTATCCATTTGTTGCATCTGCGGACATTGCCAAAATGTACCGCCAAATTCTTATTGATGATACTCAACGGTGTCTCCAAAGAATCTTATGGAGAAATCATCCGAAAGATCCTCTTCATTCATATGAATTAAATACAGTtacttatggctctacgtcaagtAGTTATCTAGCCACTAGATGTCTCTATCAGCTATTATTAGAGCATTCTGATACATTCCCTCAAGCTTCTAAAATCATAGCTGAAGACTTCTATGTTGACGACTTGTTAACTGGTTCTGATTCGTTAGAGGACTTAATCCTTAATTGTAAACAAGTCTCTGAAATTCTTTCAAAAGGTTGCTTCCCACTTAGAAAGTGGACGTCAAACAATTCTTCATTTCTTAAGTCCATCCAGGAATCTATTTCATTAGACACTCCCTTCCTTTTTGGTGCCAATGAAAACACAAAGACACTTGGGTTACAATGGTGCCCTAGTTTAGATTCATTGTCCTATTCTATTGATTCAAATGTTACTCCCAAAATTATCACTAAAAGATCAATACTTTCTGGTATTGCTCAAATATTCGACCCTTTAGGTCTCTTAAGTCCATCAATCATTAAAGTCAAAATCCTTATGCAACTCCTTTGGTTAGAGAAATTAGACTGGGATGAAGGAGTGCCATTGCATATTCAGTCTGAGTGGTTATCTTTCAGAGATCAGTTGCATGAGTTGAATAAATTGCAAATTCAaagaaatgtagttctccctAATTCTGTTCTTATTGAAATGCACGGATTCTGTGACGCAAGCGAAGTTGCTTATGGCGCAGCCATATATATTCGCAGTGTTGATAAAAagggtaacatttttataaatttactttGTGCTAAAAGCAAAGTAGCACCTGTAAAGAAGCTGAGCATACCTCGCCTGGAACTTAGCGGAGCTTTGATCTTATCACGTCTTTCTAAAATGGTTATTACTTCTTTGAATATTCAGTTCAATAAGATTTTTCTGTGGTCTGACTCAACCATTACCTTGGGCTGGATAAAAACTTCGTCACATGTACTAAAAACTTTCGTTGGTAATCGTGTTTCAGAAATTCAGTCCAACACAGATCCCGAAAATTGGAGACATGTACCTACGGATTGTAATCCTGCTGATTTACTCTCTCGAGGAATTGAACCTCAGGTTCTAAGCTCTTGTTCATTTTGGTGGCACGGCCCATCATTCTTGCTAGATTCTCCTAAAACTTGGCCAGTTCAAGTAtcttttgataaagaaaaacttccAGAGTTTAAAACTATTAGCAACCAATTTATGATAGTTTCGTCTAGTCCATTATTTGCTTTTGAAAAATATTCGAGTTTTTCAACCTTGGTAAGGTCAGTGGCTTACTCTTTGCGTTTCTACTACAATTCTCAACGAAAGAACAGGGCCACTCGTGTTTTGGGGCATTTAACCACGCAGAAGGTTAACAATTCTACCCTTACTCTAGTTAAGTTGGTACAAGCTGAAGGTTTCCCATCTGAGATTCAGTGCTTAAGAAGAGGTAATGCAGTTTCTTCTAAAAGCAGAATCTTATCACTTAATCCCTTTTTAGATCCAGAAGGATTACTCAGGGTCGGTGGTAGATTAAGTAATTCAAACTTTTCTTATCAAAAGAAACATCCTATTCTAATTCAATCTAATCATAAGTTTACTATTCTATTTTTCCGTCAAGAGCATTTCAAGCTGTGCCATGCAGGACCTCAACATCTCCTAGCTCACGTGCGTGAGAAATATTGGCCTTTACATGGAAAATCATTGGATAGGAGAACGGTTCGCGAATGCTTGCGTTACTTTCGCTTCAATCCCGATCAAGTTAATCCCATCATGGGAGATCTTTCCCAATCAAGAGTCACCCCCTCATTTCCATTTGCTGTTACAGGAGTTGATTATGCTGGTCCATTTGCCCTCAGAACTAGTCGTCATAGGGGTGCTTCTTCATATAAAGGTtatattagtttatttgtttgCCTATCGACAAAGGCCATTCATTTAGAGGTGGTAACGGATCTTTCCACCGAAACCTTTATGGCggcaataaaacgatttatagcTAGAAGGGGCAAACCATGTCAGATGATGagtgataacggaaccacatttgtGGGTGCCAACAATTCTTTGTTGGAATTGGGTAAATTTTTGAAAACCAATGGTAATAAATTCCCTGATATGTGTGCTAAATCTGATATAAATTGGAAGTTCATACCGGCTCATTCTCCTCATTTTGGCGGTCTCTGGGAGGCTGGAGTCAAATCGGTGAAGGCTAACCTCAAACGAGTTATGACAGATACGAAATTAGATTACGAAAGATTTGTTACATTACTAACTCAGATTTAA
- the LOC140452825 gene encoding uncharacterized protein has protein sequence MGDLPTLKKIRASLKVRLTSFIKFIDRDSTHGEMNEPTRAEIELRIENANSIHTQYQETQLKIESLLDAITEEEINYRETFETSFYSVIIKAKQLLTTTSASASSTSSPTSEHFAFNHTYTTSNIKLPSIELPKFSGNIEEWLDFHNLFDSACITGSAERVIASIPLSASNFTVTWNLLVERYSNKELLLHNHIKAIFNLKAINKEGSFSIRNLIDKFCSNLRALEALKQPVEH, from the exons atggGGGATTTGCCTACGTTAAAAAAGATCAGAGCATCTCTTAAAGTGCGATTAAcctcatttattaaattcattgaTAGGGACTCAACCCACGGTGAGATGAATGAGCCCACTCGCGCTGAAATTGAATTGCGCATCGAAAACGCGAATAGTATTCATACTCAATATCAAGAAAcccaattaaaaatagaaagtttacTGGACGCAATaactgaggaagaaataaattacaGAGAAACGTTCGAAACATCATTTTATTCAGTTATAATTAAGGCAAAACAACTGTTGACAACAACCTCAGCTAGTGCCTCCAGTACATCTAGTCCTACTAGTGAACATTTTGCATTCAATCATACATATACAACCTCCAATATAAAACTTCCTTCTATTGAATTGCCAAAATTCAGTGGCAACATAGAAGAATGGTTAGATTTTCATAACTTATTTGATTC agCATGCATAACAGGTTCTGCTGAGAGAGTCATTGCTTCTATACCTCTCTCTGCTTCTAATTTTACTGTTACATGGAATCTTTTGGTTGAGAGATATTCTAACAAGGAATTGTTGTTGCATAACCATATTAAAGCCATCTTCAATTTAAAGGCAATCAATAAAGAAGGTTCATTTTCAATCAGAaatttaattgataaattttgtaGCAATCTTAGAGCTTTGGAGGCATTAAAACAACCAGTCGAACATTGA